One Candidatus Ornithobacterium hominis genomic region harbors:
- a CDS encoding FISUMP domain-containing protein, translating to MKKLLFSLAVLSAVAVTAQVGINTDTPQATLDISAKGKQEGDLRIEGVDRLYGVDWILTWDEKDKKVRKMSIKDIEWDIKNREIIDYIKGAVKNPNEVIEKIRKCPEDRLVYDKLFRKDNGKHDFVYCATIVTGKVNDKEYKRTWLNLNLGAEYANIHSPHFEPTVSKTGTDAHNEAKTYGSLYQWQRASDGHEFRGSQVTDKKASSWTETDEAAGKFITSDDGHWVSNPSPDLNLWQGGADRVNNPCPSGYHVPTMEEWKELLNAVGSNNQMYTQNKLPNLVAAGIIHHRDSTLVLEGSHGYYWSSSAYDDSSYAHAMYFLPGSGTIDFNYRSEGLSVRCIKSN from the coding sequence ATGAAGAAATTATTATTTTCTTTAGCCGTATTATCAGCGGTTGCGGTCACCGCTCAGGTGGGCATTAACACAGATACTCCACAGGCGACATTAGACATCAGCGCAAAAGGCAAACAAGAAGGTGACTTGCGCATAGAAGGTGTTGATAGATTATACGGAGTTGATTGGATTCTGACTTGGGATGAAAAAGACAAAAAGGTAAGAAAAATGTCGATTAAAGACATAGAGTGGGATATAAAAAATAGAGAGATAATTGATTACATTAAGGGTGCGGTAAAAAATCCAAATGAGGTCATAGAAAAGATAAGAAAATGCCCTGAAGATAGATTAGTATATGATAAATTATTTAGGAAAGATAATGGCAAGCATGATTTTGTGTATTGCGCTACAATTGTAACTGGTAAAGTGAACGATAAAGAATACAAAAGAACATGGCTCAACCTCAACCTTGGTGCAGAATACGCCAACATCCATAGTCCTCATTTTGAACCTACCGTTAGTAAAACAGGCACAGATGCCCATAATGAGGCTAAAACCTACGGTTCATTATACCAATGGCAGCGAGCGAGTGATGGGCATGAGTTTAGGGGTTCACAAGTTACCGATAAAAAAGCCTCAAGTTGGACAGAAACAGACGAAGCAGCAGGGAAGTTTATTACTTCTGACGATGGTCATTGGGTAAGTAATCCTTCACCAGACCTTAACTTGTGGCAAGGAGGAGCAGACAGAGTTAATAACCCTTGCCCGTCAGGTTACCATGTTCCGACTATGGAGGAGTGGAAGGAATTACTCAATGCTGTAGGAAGTAATAATCAAATGTATACACAGAATAAGTTGCCAAACCTTGTAGCTGCTGGCATCATCCATCACCGTGACAGTACGCTGGTCCTCGAGGGTTCTCACGGGTACTACTGGAGTAGCTCTGCTTACGACGACAGTAGCTACGCTCACGCCATGTACTTCCTCCCTGGCAGCGGTACGATCGACTTCAACTACCGATCTGAAGGGCTTAGCGTGCGTTGTATTAAGAGTAATTAA
- a CDS encoding BT0820 family HAD-type phosphatase, whose amino-acid sequence MKLESKIIAVDFDGTIVEDAYPSVGRAKMFAFETLKKLQEDGHRLILWTYRHGKTLDEAIEFCRKNGIEFYAVNNSFEGENYDPSEASRKLNADLFIDDRNLGGFPGWGEVYHIIKNKVEFSLNDDGLEAETKKKKNWFGF is encoded by the coding sequence ATGAAACTCGAGAGTAAAATTATAGCGGTTGATTTTGACGGGACCATCGTAGAGGATGCTTACCCAAGCGTTGGGAGAGCTAAAATGTTTGCTTTTGAAACTTTAAAAAAACTACAAGAAGATGGGCATCGCCTAATTCTGTGGACTTATCGTCATGGCAAAACTTTAGATGAAGCCATAGAGTTTTGTAGAAAAAACGGCATAGAATTTTACGCAGTGAATAATAGTTTTGAAGGAGAGAATTACGATCCTTCAGAAGCGAGCCGGAAATTAAATGCCGATTTATTCATAGATGACAGAAATCTAGGGGGATTCCCAGGCTGGGGAGAAGTGTATCATATCATCAAAAACAAGGTTGAATTTTCATTAAACGACGACGGGCTAGAGGCTGAAACTAAGAAAAAGAAAAATTGGTTTGGTTTTTAA
- the gpmI gene encoding 2,3-bisphosphoglycerate-independent phosphoglycerate mutase — protein sequence MNKKVLLMILDGWGESINPKVSAIAQAQTPFIDNCYIKYPHANLTTFGLAVGLPEGQMGNSEVGHMNIGAGRVVYQNLAKINLAIQDKTLGQNKELQAAFEYANQNHKDLHLIGLVSDGGVHSHINHLKALLDETHAAKVKNCYIHAFTDGRDCDPKSGKKFIEDIISKASQANARLASIVGRYYAMDRDNRWERVRLAYDVMTNAVGEKTEKPLEAIQKSYDNDVTDEFIKPIVCTNPDGSPVAKIKDGDVVIFFNFRTDRPRQITEALFLTAFPEQNMHPLDLYFVSMTKYDEAFDKVHVLYDEDKLTNTMGEVLAQNQKKQIRIAETEKYPHVTFFFSGGKEEAFNGESRILCPSPKDVATYDLKPEMSAFDIRDKIIPELNKKEADFICLNFANADMVGHTGVFEAAMKACEVVDQCAEAICNVALENDYAVAIIADHGNSDLMINEDGSPNTQHTTSPVPFFFLTKEDENIKLKNGKLGDLAPSILNYMGVEIPKEMNGNIIIEKI from the coding sequence ATGAATAAAAAAGTCCTTTTAATGATTTTAGATGGCTGGGGAGAAAGCATAAACCCTAAAGTTTCTGCCATTGCTCAAGCCCAGACTCCATTTATAGACAATTGCTATATCAAATATCCACATGCTAATTTGACGACTTTTGGACTCGCTGTAGGCTTACCAGAAGGGCAAATGGGAAATTCTGAAGTCGGACACATGAACATTGGTGCTGGCCGAGTGGTTTATCAAAATTTAGCTAAAATTAATTTAGCAATTCAAGATAAAACTTTAGGGCAAAATAAGGAACTACAAGCAGCGTTTGAATATGCTAATCAAAATCATAAAGACCTGCACCTCATCGGGTTAGTGAGCGATGGCGGAGTGCATTCTCATATCAATCATTTGAAAGCTTTATTGGACGAGACTCACGCAGCTAAAGTTAAGAATTGCTACATTCATGCCTTTACCGATGGCCGCGATTGTGACCCTAAAAGTGGTAAAAAATTCATCGAAGACATCATAAGCAAAGCAAGCCAAGCCAATGCTCGCCTTGCCAGTATTGTGGGGCGATATTACGCCATGGATCGTGATAATCGCTGGGAAAGAGTAAGATTAGCCTATGATGTAATGACCAATGCTGTGGGTGAAAAGACAGAAAAACCATTAGAAGCTATTCAAAAATCTTATGACAATGATGTGACCGATGAGTTCATCAAACCCATCGTTTGTACAAATCCTGACGGCTCACCTGTTGCAAAAATCAAAGATGGAGACGTCGTTATTTTCTTTAATTTCCGTACCGACCGCCCACGCCAAATTACGGAAGCCTTATTTTTAACTGCCTTCCCTGAGCAAAACATGCATCCGCTAGATTTGTATTTTGTGTCGATGACAAAATATGATGAAGCCTTTGATAAAGTTCATGTTTTGTATGATGAAGACAAGTTAACCAACACCATGGGAGAGGTTCTAGCCCAAAATCAAAAGAAACAAATCAGAATTGCTGAAACAGAGAAATACCCGCACGTGACTTTCTTCTTCTCTGGCGGAAAAGAGGAAGCATTCAACGGTGAATCTAGAATTCTCTGCCCATCGCCTAAAGATGTGGCAACCTATGATTTGAAACCAGAAATGTCAGCTTTTGACATTCGAGACAAAATCATTCCAGAGTTGAATAAAAAAGAAGCTGACTTCATTTGTCTAAATTTTGCCAATGCTGATATGGTGGGGCATACGGGTGTTTTTGAAGCTGCAATGAAGGCTTGTGAGGTTGTAGACCAATGTGCCGAGGCTATTTGCAATGTGGCCTTGGAAAACGACTACGCTGTAGCCATCATTGCCGACCACGGAAATTCAGATTTGATGATTAACGAAGATGGTAGCCCCAATACACAACACACTACCTCTCCTGTACCTTTTTTCTTTTTGACGAAAGAAGATGAAAATATTAAATTAAAAAATGGAAAATTAGGTGATTTAGCACCAAGTATTTTAAATTACATGGGCGTGGAAATTCCTAAAGAAATGAATGGAAACATCATTATAGAGAAAATATGA
- a CDS encoding GAF domain-containing protein, with translation MDKINKRIDIIINNSSSIDEKLLKICQLLKNEIDGFDWVGFYFQDNEQQILNLGPYAGAATEHTKIPFGKGICGQVAVSNKTFISQDVAAEDNYLACSIDTQSEIVVPIFKNGVNIGQIDIDSHQKNAISQEKIALLENLTKKISAIL, from the coding sequence ATGGATAAAATTAATAAAAGAATAGATATTATCATTAATAATTCTTCTTCGATAGATGAAAAATTACTTAAAATCTGCCAGCTGCTCAAGAATGAAATCGACGGATTTGATTGGGTTGGCTTCTATTTTCAAGATAACGAACAGCAAATTCTAAATCTAGGCCCATATGCTGGCGCCGCTACTGAACATACTAAAATCCCGTTTGGCAAAGGAATTTGTGGGCAAGTTGCAGTCTCCAACAAAACCTTCATTTCTCAAGATGTTGCTGCTGAGGATAATTATTTGGCTTGCAGTATAGATACGCAGTCTGAAATCGTCGTTCCAATCTTTAAAAATGGTGTAAATATTGGGCAAATTGATATTGATTCGCATCAGAAAAATGCTATTTCCCAAGAAAAAATAGCTTTGTTAGAAAATTTAACCAAAAAAATATCAGCTATTTTATAG
- the xrtF gene encoding exosortase family protein XrtF — protein MELWKKYKILILLIGKFFFTYLILTLLYSWYLNLYLTDLKIADPFTGWVSDSVGYLMRLVGFDAENHQIEGEAFRRFYLDGFYCSSVNEGCNAISVMIIFVSFVVAFGKKFMPTFLYILLGLVLLHITNLFRISLLNYIFTYHPQYEKFSHDILFPLIIYGMVIILWLIWVRYFLINTKDDEI, from the coding sequence ATGGAGCTTTGGAAAAAATATAAGATATTGATTTTGCTGATAGGTAAATTTTTTTTCACCTATTTGATTTTAACGCTTTTGTACAGTTGGTATCTCAATCTTTATCTCACAGATTTGAAAATCGCAGACCCTTTCACTGGCTGGGTATCAGATTCTGTAGGGTATCTCATGCGGCTTGTAGGCTTTGATGCTGAAAATCACCAAATAGAAGGAGAAGCTTTTCGCCGCTTCTATCTCGATGGCTTCTATTGCTCAAGCGTGAACGAAGGTTGTAATGCCATTTCAGTAATGATTATTTTTGTCTCTTTTGTGGTAGCTTTTGGCAAAAAATTTATGCCCACGTTTTTATACATTCTCTTAGGGCTTGTTTTGTTGCATATAACCAACCTTTTCCGAATTTCTTTACTAAATTATATTTTCACATACCATCCGCAATACGAGAAGTTTTCGCACGACATTTTATTTCCGCTTATCATTTACGGAATGGTAATTATTCTTTGGTTGATTTGGGTGAGATATTTTTTAATTAACACGAAAGACGATGAAATTTAA